In Notolabrus celidotus isolate fNotCel1 chromosome 22, fNotCel1.pri, whole genome shotgun sequence, one genomic interval encodes:
- the rtn4ip1 gene encoding reticulon-4-interacting protein 1 homolog, mitochondrial gives MSSVRHLMNSRCLFHLSKMKICQRRLFSSTKTCRTIMPAWVIDKYGSNEVLRFTRNASFPIINYPNEVIVKVCAAGLNPLDVSMRGGYGAATLSMKRDPLNITQTGSEFPLILGREVSGVIMECGLDVKYFSERDEVWAAIPPWKQGSLAEFVVLSANEVSHKPKCLSHIEAAAIPYVATTAWSALVNTGGLNKDNCAKKRILILGGSGGVGTFVIQMLKAWGAHVTVTCSQNAEQFVRGLGADHVVDYTSGPVEEPLGALEKFDLVLDNIGGDTERWALKLLKPWSGAKYVTLVTPFLQNTDLLGIADGMMQTAATVATKALKHLVNGVHYRWGFFAPSGPALDEVREMVDAGQIRAVVEETFSFAQVPQALEKVEKGHARGKTVVQISREGDDS, from the exons ATGAGTTCTGTTAGACACCTCATGAACAGCAGGTGCTTGTTTCACCTTAGTAAAATGAAGATATGCCAGAGGAGACTCTTTAGTTCAACCAAAACCTGCAGGACTATCATGCCTGCCTGGGTTATAGATAAATATGGAAGCAATGAAGTGCTGAGGTTTACTAGAAATGCCAGCTTCCCCATCATCAACTACCCCAATGAGGTCATTGTCAAGGTGTGTGCTGCAGGACTGAACCCACTCGATGTCAGCATGAGAG GTGGTTATGGAGCTGCAACGCTGTCCATGAAGAGAGACCCTCTGAACATCACACAGACCGGCAGTGAGTTCCCTCTCATCCTGGGCCGGGAGGTGTCGGGGGTCATCATGGAGTGTGGCCTGGATGTAAAGTACTTCAGTGAGAGGGATGAG GTGTGGGCGGCTATCCCACCATGGAAGCAGGGCAGCCTGGCAGAGTTTGTGGTGCTGAGTGCTAATGAG GTTTCTCACAAACCGAAGTGTCTGAGCCACATCGAGGCGGCAGCCATTCCCTACGTGGCGACCACCGCCTGGTCTGCACTCGTTAACACCGGCGGACTCAACAAGGACAACTGTGCCAAGAAACG gatcTTGATCCTTGGAGGATCTGGGGGAGTGGGAACATTTGTCATACAG ATGCTGAAGGCCTGGGGAGCCCATGTCACTGTTACCTGCTCCCAGAATGCAGAGCAGTTTGTTCGGGGTCTGGGGGCAGACCATGTGGTGGATTACACCTCTGGGCCTGTGGAGGAGCCGCTCGGAGCTCTTGAGAA GTTCGACCTGGTCCTGGATAACATCGGGGGAGACACAGAGCGATGGGCTTTGAAGCTGCTTAAGCCGTGGAGTGGAGCCAAGTATGTCACTCTTGTAACACCGTTCCTGCAGAACACAGACCTGCTGGGTATCGCTGACGGCATGATGCAGACTGCTGCCACTGTGGCCACCAAAGCTCTTAAG CACTTGGTCAACGGAGTTCACTATCGCTGGGGATTCTTTGCACCCAGTGGTCCTGCACTGGATGAAGTCAGAGAGATGGTGGATGCAGGACAG ATCCGGGCTGTGGTGGAGGAGACCTTCAGCTTCGCTCAGGTTCCTCAGGCTCTGGAGAAGGTGGAGAAGGGTCACGCTCGAGGGAAGACTGTGGTCCAGATCAGCAGAGAAGGAGACGACTCGTAG
- the qrsl1 gene encoding glutamyl-tRNA(Gln) amidotransferase subunit A, mitochondrial: protein MLSLTIREVSRALREGKISPTELCRKCLNRIKKTQHLNAYITVTEELALQQAQEAETRLLQGKPKGPLDGIPFAAKDNFCTENIKTTCASRMLKDYTPPYNATMVQKLLDQGAVLMGKTNMDEFAMGAGSTDGAFGPVRNPWSYAAPYREKTPAAPDSDWVVTGGSSGGSAAAVASLTSYLALGSDTGGSTRNPGALCGVVALKPTYGLLSRHGLIPLVNSMDVPGIMTRSVSDAAVVLGILQGQDVRDSTTVPAPSSLTELPEDFDVRNICVGIPKEYHAPGLSEETLAQWSRVADMFEKAGARVEQVSLPHTQHSIVCYHVLCHTEVASNMARFDGLEYGHRSAVDSSTEAMYASTRHEGFNDVVRGRILSGNYFLLKQNYEHYFGKAQKVRRLISDDFKRVFSSGVDILLTPTTLTDAACYSDFMQEDNRTRSAQEDVFTQPVNMAGLPAVSVPTALSRRGLPIGLQLISPALQEKKLLSVAQWMEQRVGFPSIRDYADGKESKDDTGGTKRKQTSGG, encoded by the exons ATGCTGAGCCTGACAATAAGAGAG GTGTCTCGGGCTCTCAGGGAGGGAAAAATCTCCCCCACAGAGCTGTGCAGGAAGTGCCTGAACCGCatcaagaaaacacaacacctcAACGCTTACATCACCGTGACTGAGGAGCTGGCACTGCAGCAGGCTCAAGAGGCAGAAACTAGACTCCTACAAG GTAAGCCGAAAGGTCCGCTGGATGGAATTCCGTTTGCAGCGAAGGACAACTTCTgcacagaaaatattaagacaaCATGTGCCTCCAGGATGCTGAAAG ACTACACGCCTCCCTACAATGCCACAATGGTTCAGAAGCTCCTTGACCAAGGGGCTGTTCTCATGGGGAAGACCAACATGGATGAGTTTGCTATGGG tgcAGGCAGTACAGACGGGGCTTTCGGTCCAGTGAGAAACCCCTGGAGCTATGCGGCCCCCTACAGAGAGAAGACACCTGCAGCGCCGGACTCAGACTGGGTCGTCACTGGAGGAAGTTCAGGAGGAAGTGCTGCAGCTGTGGCATCACTCACCAGCTACCT GGCTTTGGGATCAGACACGGGCGGCTCTACTCGTAACCCTGGGGCGCTGTGTGGTGTTGTGGCCCTGAAGCCGACTTATGGTCTGCTGTCCAGACACGGTCTCATCCCTCTGGTCAACTCCATGGACGTCCCGGGAATCATGACCCGCAGTGTGAGCGATGCAGCCGTCGTCTTAG GTATCCTTCAAGGCCAGGATGTTAGAGACTCAACCACAGTTCCTGCTCCCTCATCGCTGACAGAGCTTCCTGAAGACTTCGATGTCCGGAACATCTGTGTAGGCATCCCAAAG GAGTACCACGCCCCCGGACTGTCCGAGGAGACTCTGGCTCAGTGGAGTCGAGTTGCTGACATGTTTGAGAAGGCTGGGGCTCGGGTGGAGCAGGTGTCCCTCCCACACACCCAGCACTCCATAGTGTGCTACCACGTCCTGTGCCACACTGAGGTGGCGTCTAACATGGCACGTTTTGACGGCTTAGAGTACG GACATCGCAGTGCGGTGGACAGCTCGACGGAGGCCATGTATGCTTCGACCAGACATGAGGGCTTCAACGACGTAGTGAGAGGGAGGATTCTGTCAGGGAACTACTTCCTGCTCAAGCA GAACTACGAGCACTACTTTGGGAAGGCTCAGAAAGTCCGCCGACTGATTTCTGATGATTTTAAGCGTGTGTTCAGCTCAGGTGTGGACATCCTGCTGACGCCCACCACTCTCACAGATGCAGCGTGCTACTCTGACTTCATGCAGGAAGACAACCGCACGCGCAGCGCTCAGGAGGATGTCTTCACCCAGCCCGTCAACATGGCAG GTCTCCCCGCTGTGTCTGTGCCAACAGCTTTATCCAGACGGGGCCTTCCCATTGGTTTACAGCTTATCAGCCCTGCACTCCAAGAAAAGAAGCTGCTTAGTGTTGCCCAGTGGATGGAGCAGAGGGTTGGATTTCCCTCCATCAGAGACTACGCAGACGGTAAAGAGAGTAAGGATGACACGGGAGGGACCAAAAGAAAGCAGACCTCGGGTGGATGA